One window from the genome of Hemiscyllium ocellatum isolate sHemOce1 chromosome 28, sHemOce1.pat.X.cur, whole genome shotgun sequence encodes:
- the c28h6orf120 gene encoding UPF0669 protein C6orf120 homolog, translating into MSLVCGVLLTVFLCQLVLGTLGGSSASEPVSDDWILLYVHHDQITPGNYTYLYLEDAGRLVLRIDSYRGDADLYVSDSTRYPSFDDYELQSTTCGPDWVVVPPRFHRPVAVGVYGHPSHLETEYEIRIYLDQGVIEDPFAELSYPTDEGTGDGTPGKTVPEEKSVMWTIMIGILKLVLEILF; encoded by the coding sequence ATGTCTCTGGTGTGCGGGGTGCTTCTGACGGTGTTTCTGTGCCAGCTGGTGCTGGGTACATTGGGCGGATCCTCTGCCAGCGAGCCAGTCTCGGACGACTGGATCCTACTGTATGTGCACCACGACCAGATTACACCCGGAAACTACACCTACTTGTACCTCGAGGACGCTGGGCGACTCGTGTTGCGGATAGACAGTTACCGGGGTGATGCTGACCTCTATGTCTCCGACTCCACCCGATACCCCAGTTTCGATGACTACGAGCTGCAGTCGACCACATGTGGCCCGGACTGGGTGGTAGTGCCCCCCAGGTTCCACCGTCCGGTGGCTGTTGGTGTCTACGGGCACCCTTCACACCTGGAGACGGAGTACGAGATAAGGATCTACCTCGACCAAGGAGTGATCGAGGACCCCTTTGCTGAACTCTCCTATCCCACTGATGAGGGCACTGGCGACGGGACCCCGGGAAAGACAGTACCAGAGGAGAAGTCAGTAATGTGGACCATAATGATTGGGATTCTTAAGCTGGTGCTGGAGATCCTGTTTTGA